In the Paralichthys olivaceus isolate ysfri-2021 chromosome 15, ASM2471397v2, whole genome shotgun sequence genome, one interval contains:
- the LOC109644563 gene encoding aquaporin-11-like has product MTDLWVSLAVLGVAVLLSESTRRSAALLPGVYRVYLLEAASTFQLCGCCHELKLLGESGRLELPVGLTITYTMTVIHLLTFRGSTCNPSGVLEGFCRGSSSGKAASLLILCQFGAAVAAQHFAAAVWSLGLSDLHLRHQKFGYRCFDPLGGTVLEAAAVELVCAFMVQALAAHVHRVQEKLRVHCFAAVITALVYTGGSISGAVFNPVLAFSIQFPCSGHTYLEYCFIYWLGPMFGVASCVLLFENIIPFLSGKTTVEVPAAQKQKTQ; this is encoded by the exons ATGACCGACCTGTGGGTGTCCCTGGCGGTGCTGGGGGTCGCGGTGCTCCTCAGCGAGTCGACCCGGCGGAGTGCGGCTCTCCTCCCCGGAGTTTACCGGGTTTACCTGCTGGAGGCGGCGTCCACCTTCCAGCTCTGCGGCTGCTGCCACGAGCTCAAGCTGCTGGGGGAGTCGGGCCGCCTGGAGCTGCCGGTCGGCCTCACCATCACCTACACCATGACCGTCATACACCTCCTAACTTTCCGCGGCTCCACGTGTAACCCCAGCGGGGTTTTGGAGGGCTTCTGCCGGGGAAGCAGCTCCGGGAAGGCGGCTTCGCTCCTCATACTCTGCCAGTTCGGAGCCGCCGTCGCCGCGCAGCACTTCGCCGCCGCGGTGTGGTCCCTGGGTCTGTCCGACCTCCACCTCCGGCACCAGAAGTTCGGCTACAGGTGCTTCGACCCGCTCGGCGGGACGGTGCTGGAGGCCGCGGCCGTGGAGCTGGTCTGCGCCTTCATGGTTCAGGCTTTGGCCGCACATGTGCACCGAGTTCAGGAGAAACTCCGGGTTCACTGCTTCGCTGCGGTCATCACGGCTCTGGTCTATACAG GTGGCAGTATTTCAGGAGCAGTTTTCAACCCCGTCCTGGCGTTTTCCATCCAGTTCCCCTGCAGCGGACACACGTACCTGGAGTACTGCTTCATCTACTGGCTGGGGCCGATGTTCG GTGTGGCGAGCTGCGTCCTGCTGTTCGAGAACATTATTCCGTTCCTCTCTGGAAAAACCACCGTCGAGGTCCCTGCTgctcagaaacagaaaacacagtag
- the LOC109644562 gene encoding glycerophosphodiester phosphodiesterase domain-containing protein 5-like — translation MTSTLSRLQLGRPNGLRAKLLRRYEHRPLVSCLAGLYGCRWRRYERSCTQPGNCCCNKLEGVSFALLVAAFCLTLVFLYFWGYAKNDYDDFDWFNFGNLGFWFPWSVVLLVIAAGFFTYVTVLMLLAVCLLSERQKLYLHWSHKIGILVSLTFSVLATAVLSNLWSKEWTTLLLSFQVTAPYLHVGGVLLMTALAWPIALHFFRMNSRVGRGLIIGVYLIILFALYLVPLGLYSPCIKAERSLGPAPALIGHRGAPMLAPENTLMSFEKAVEAGSKGLETDVAISYDGVPFLMHDGTLRRTTNINKVFPNRTDAAAAMFTWAELESLNAGAWFLSLDPFSTAGSLGADERQRAGNQSVCSLQAFLQLAARTDKLVIFDLYRPPRGHPYRNTWIQRTLEVVHNESSIQSSQVLWLPSDLRSVVQEFDPELQQTSGSRLPLEELQSNNVVKLNLDYTSMSAELVSEYAAVNITTNLYVISQPWLYSLAWCCGVHSVTTNAPQLLSTMTSPLFLMSPGEYNLMWILSDLLSLVLIVIIFTFHWWRERTLTFCSGNKISLDKGTYSKFRTEMGDIWSVSSANSQVEKTPNLATVTVH, via the exons ATGACGTCCACGTTGTCCCGGCTGCAGCTCGGCCGGCCGAACGGCCTCCGGGCCAAACTGCTGCGGCGTTACGAACACCGGCCTTTGGTGTCGTGTCTGGCCGGTTTGTACGGCTGCAGGTGGAGACGCTACGAGAGGAGCTGCACTCAGCCCggaaactgctgctgcaacaag CTGGAAGGAGTCAGCTTCGCTCTGCTGGTGGCTGCTTTCTGCTTAACGCTGGTGTTTCTCTACTTCTGGGGATACGCGAAGAACGACTACGATGATTTTGATTG GTTTAACTTTGGGAACTTGGGCTTCTGGTTCCCCTGGTCTGTGGTGCTGCTGGTCATCGCCGCAGGTTTCTTTACCTACGTCACTGTGCTCATG CTGCtcgctgtgtgtttgctgtcagagagacagaaactgtATTTACACTGGAGTCACAAG ATCGGGATCCTCGTCAGTCTGACGTTCTCCGTCTTAGCCACGGCCGTCCTGTCCAACCTGTGGAGTAAAGAGTGGACGACGTTACTTCTTTCCTTTCag GTAACGGCTCCTTACTTACATGTGGGCGGAGTCTTGCTGATGACAGCGCTGGCTTGGCCGATAGCTTTGCATTTCTTTCGCATGAACAGCAGAG TTGGACGTGGCCTGATCATCGGCGTGTACCTCATCATCCTGTTTGCTCTCTACTTGGTGCCGCTCGGTTTGTATTCTCCTTGTATCAAAGCGGAGCGGAGCCTGGGCCCTGCACCGGCCCTCATCGGCCACAGAGGAGCCCCCATG CTCGCTCCAGAAAACACCCTGATGTCATTTGAGAAGGCGGTGGAGGCAGGAAGTAAAGGTCTGGAGACTGACGTCGCCATCAG TTATGATGGAGTCCCCTTCCTGATGCACGACGGCACGCTGCGACGGACGACCAACATCAACAAGGTTTTCCCAAACCGGACCGACGCGGCGGCGGCCATGTTTACCTGGGCCGAACTGGAGAGCCTGAACGCCGGCGCCTGGTTCCTCTCT CTCGATCCGTTCAGTACGGCCGGCTCTCTGGGAGCAGACGAGCGTCAGCGGGCAGGAAACCAGTCGGTCTGCAGCCTGCAGGCCTTCCTCCAGCTGGCAGCTCGCACAGACAAGCTGGTGATCTTCGACCTCTACCGTCCGCCCAGAGGTCACCCGTACAGAAACACCTGGATCCAACGCACGCTGGAGGTCGTCCACAACGAGTCGTCCATTCAGTCTTCACAG GTGCTGTGGCTGCCCTCAGATCTCAGGTCAGTGGTTCAGGAATTTGatcctgagctgcagcagacatcAGGAAGTCGACTCCCTCTGGAGGAGCTCCAGAGTAACAACGTGGTCAAACTGAACCTGGACTACACGTCCATGTCTGCCGAGCtcgtcag TGAGTACGCCGCCGTGAACATAACCACCAACCTGTATGTGATCAGTCAGCCGTGGCTCTACTCTCTGGCATGGTGCTGCGGCGTCCACTCCGTCACCACCAACGCCCCCCAGCTCCTCAGCACCATGAcctcccccctcttcctcaTG aGTCCAGGTGAATATAACCTGATGTGGATTCTCTCTGATCTGCTTTCTCTAGTGTTGATCGTCATCATCTTCACTTTTCACTG GTGGAGAGAACGAACACTGACTTTCTGCTCGGGCAACAAAATCTCACTGGACAAAGGCACTTACAGCAAGTTCAGGACGG